A genome region from Clostridium pasteurianum includes the following:
- a CDS encoding ABC transporter ATP-binding protein, producing the protein MEKILEVKNLRVSYHTYAGEVQSVRGVNFHLNKGETLAIVGESGCGKSVTAKSIMKLINCPPGEIKKDSEIFFSGKEVLKMNDKELQKLRGGDISMIFQDPMTSLNPTMKIGAQIAESIMIHRGWKKKQALEEAIRMLKIVNIPNADKRANQYPHQFSGGMRQRAMIAIALSCNPKILIADEPTTALDVTIQAQIMDLMHDLQKKLGTSIILITHDLGIVAGSAHRIQVMYSGLIVERGTTDEIFENPEHPYTWALLQSVPRLDTLNKKELYSLNGTPPDLLKPPIGCPFAARCIYCMQICKEEMPEETEISKTHSVSCWLKHPMAPKVESPIKSEVYGNE; encoded by the coding sequence ATGGAAAAAATATTAGAGGTTAAAAATTTAAGGGTATCATACCATACTTATGCTGGAGAAGTTCAGTCTGTAAGAGGTGTGAATTTTCATTTAAATAAAGGTGAAACATTAGCAATAGTTGGTGAATCGGGATGCGGAAAATCTGTTACAGCGAAATCAATAATGAAACTTATAAATTGTCCACCAGGAGAAATAAAAAAGGATTCGGAGATTTTTTTTAGCGGCAAAGAAGTCTTAAAAATGAATGATAAGGAACTCCAGAAGCTTAGAGGTGGAGATATAAGCATGATTTTTCAAGACCCTATGACATCACTAAATCCAACAATGAAGATTGGTGCTCAGATTGCTGAAAGTATTATGATTCATAGAGGATGGAAAAAGAAGCAGGCACTTGAAGAGGCTATAAGAATGCTCAAAATTGTTAATATACCAAATGCCGATAAAAGGGCAAATCAATATCCACATCAATTTTCAGGCGGAATGAGACAAAGAGCTATGATTGCAATAGCTTTATCCTGTAATCCTAAAATTTTAATTGCTGATGAGCCCACAACAGCATTGGATGTTACTATTCAAGCTCAGATAATGGATCTCATGCATGATCTTCAAAAGAAACTTGGGACATCAATAATACTTATAACTCATGATTTGGGAATAGTTGCCGGTTCGGCTCATAGAATTCAGGTAATGTATTCGGGACTAATTGTTGAAAGAGGAACTACTGATGAGATTTTTGAAAATCCAGAGCATCCATATACTTGGGCGCTTCTTCAATCAGTACCTAGATTAGACACTCTAAATAAAAAAGAATTATATTCATTAAATGGAACACCACCAGATTTGCTTAAGCCACCGATAGGATGCCCTTTTGCTGCAAGATGCATTTACTGTATGCAAATTTGTAAGGAAGAAATGCCTGAGGAAACAGAAATAAGTAAGACACATTCGGTTAGCTGTTGGTTAAAGCATCCTATGGCTCCAAAAGTGGAATCACCAATAAAAAGTGAGGTGTATGGCAATGAATGA
- a CDS encoding ABC transporter ATP-binding protein, protein MNEGDVLVEVKHLKKYFNVGHGAILKAVDDVSFNIRKGETLGLVGESGCGKTTCGRTILGLYTATSGEVNYKGKNIYSFRGKDKKTFSKEAQMIFQDPYASLNPRMTVGDIIAEGIDAHNLYKGKDRTKRIYEMLDRVGLNREHASRFPHEFSGGQRQRIGIARALAIKPEFIVCDEPISALDVSIQAQIINLLIKLQKEMGFTYLFIAHDLAMVKHISDRVGVMYLGTMVEFANSGDLYSKPLHPYTKALMSAIPIPNPKLERRRNRIELEGEVPSPINPKPGCRFASRCKNAKDICFEKQPEFKEIEKDHFVSCHLY, encoded by the coding sequence ATGAATGAAGGCGATGTGTTAGTTGAAGTTAAGCATTTAAAAAAGTATTTTAATGTTGGTCATGGAGCTATATTAAAAGCAGTAGATGATGTTAGTTTTAATATTAGAAAAGGTGAGACTTTGGGACTTGTTGGTGAGTCGGGATGTGGTAAAACCACCTGTGGAAGAACCATTTTAGGTTTATATACGGCAACTTCGGGAGAAGTAAACTATAAAGGTAAAAATATATATAGTTTCCGTGGTAAAGATAAAAAAACTTTTTCTAAAGAGGCACAGATGATATTTCAAGACCCTTATGCATCACTAAATCCAAGAATGACTGTAGGAGATATAATTGCAGAGGGCATTGATGCGCATAATTTGTATAAAGGTAAAGATAGAACTAAAAGGATATATGAAATGCTAGATCGTGTTGGGCTTAATAGAGAACATGCATCTAGGTTCCCTCATGAATTTTCAGGAGGACAGAGGCAGAGAATTGGTATAGCAAGAGCTCTTGCTATAAAACCGGAATTTATAGTATGTGATGAGCCTATATCTGCTCTTGATGTTTCAATACAAGCTCAGATAATAAATTTGCTTATAAAATTGCAGAAGGAAATGGGATTTACTTATCTATTTATTGCACATGATCTTGCAATGGTAAAGCATATTTCTGACAGAGTTGGTGTAATGTATTTAGGCACAATGGTTGAATTTGCTAACAGTGGTGATTTATATAGTAAACCTCTGCATCCATATACAAAAGCTTTAATGTCAGCTATACCAATACCAAATCCTAAGCTAGAAAGAAGAAGAAATAGAATAGAGCTTGAAGGGGAGGTACCAAGTCCAATTAATCCTAAACCGGGTTGTAGATTTGCTAGTAGATGTAAAAATGCAAAAGATATTTGCTTTGAAAAACAGCCTGAATTCAAGGAAATTGAAAAAGACCATTTTGTTAGCTGCCACCTTTATTAA